One region of Ailuropoda melanoleuca isolate Jingjing chromosome 19, ASM200744v2, whole genome shotgun sequence genomic DNA includes:
- the BAG2 gene encoding BAG family molecular chaperone regulator 2 isoform X2, with translation MVKKGVEALREAATAVEQEKEVLLEMIHSIQNSQDMRQISDGEREELNLTANRLMGRTLTVEVSVETIRNPQQEESLKHATRIIDEVVSKFLDDLGNAKSHLMSLYSACSSEVPPGPVDQKFQSIVIGCALEDQKKIKRRLETLLRNIENSDKAIKLLEHSKGAGSKTLQQNAEGKFN, from the exons GGTGGAAGCTCTGAGAGAAGCGGCGACTGCCGTCGAGCAAGAGAAAGAAGTCCTCCTGGAAATGATCCACAGCATCCAGAACAGCCAGGACATGAGGCAGATCAGCGACG gagaaagagaagagttaaATCTGACAGCAAACCGTTTGATGGGACGAACCCTCACTGTCGAAGTTTCAGTAGAAACGATCAGAAACCCCCAGCAGGAAGAATCCCTAAAGCATGCCACCAGGATTATTGATGAGGTGGTCAGTAAGTTTCTGGATGATTTGGGAAATGCCAAGAGTCACTTGATGTCACTGTACAGTGCGTGTTCATCCGAGGTGCCGCCTGGGCCTGTTGACCAGAAGTTTCAGTCCATAGTCATTGGCTGTGCTCTTGAAGAtcagaagaaaattaagagaagatTAGAGACTCTGCTTAGAAATATTGAAAACTCTGACAAGGCCATCAAGCTGTTAGAGCATTCTAAAGGAGCCGGTTCCAAAACTCTGCAACAAAATGCTGAAGGCAAATTTAATTAG
- the BAG2 gene encoding BAG family molecular chaperone regulator 2 isoform X1, translated as MEMVHFCLALGGFSSPTERRRIRFKQKPVSALLVATFSLTRPERLGTEKNQRRVEALREAATAVEQEKEVLLEMIHSIQNSQDMRQISDGEREELNLTANRLMGRTLTVEVSVETIRNPQQEESLKHATRIIDEVVSKFLDDLGNAKSHLMSLYSACSSEVPPGPVDQKFQSIVIGCALEDQKKIKRRLETLLRNIENSDKAIKLLEHSKGAGSKTLQQNAEGKFN; from the exons ATGGAGATGGTGCACTTTTGTCTGGCTCTTGGTGGATTTTCCTCTCCGACCGAGAGAAGACGCATTCGATTTAAGCAGAAACCTGTGAGCGCCTTATTGGTGGCCACATTCTCATTAACCAGACCTGAGCGTTTGGGAACggagaaaaatcagagaag GGTGGAAGCTCTGAGAGAAGCGGCGACTGCCGTCGAGCAAGAGAAAGAAGTCCTCCTGGAAATGATCCACAGCATCCAGAACAGCCAGGACATGAGGCAGATCAGCGACG gagaaagagaagagttaaATCTGACAGCAAACCGTTTGATGGGACGAACCCTCACTGTCGAAGTTTCAGTAGAAACGATCAGAAACCCCCAGCAGGAAGAATCCCTAAAGCATGCCACCAGGATTATTGATGAGGTGGTCAGTAAGTTTCTGGATGATTTGGGAAATGCCAAGAGTCACTTGATGTCACTGTACAGTGCGTGTTCATCCGAGGTGCCGCCTGGGCCTGTTGACCAGAAGTTTCAGTCCATAGTCATTGGCTGTGCTCTTGAAGAtcagaagaaaattaagagaagatTAGAGACTCTGCTTAGAAATATTGAAAACTCTGACAAGGCCATCAAGCTGTTAGAGCATTCTAAAGGAGCCGGTTCCAAAACTCTGCAACAAAATGCTGAAGGCAAATTTAATTAG